In Comamonadaceae bacterium OS-1, a single window of DNA contains:
- the atoC_2 gene encoding regulatory protein AtoC, protein MSADVARSLLIVEDDLALQKQIKWSVDKFDSVTAHDRDSAMVQLRRHSPAVVTMDLGLPPDADGVAEGFRLLEQILAVEPDTKVIVLTGQNDQTNALRAVALGAYDFFAKPFEPELLNLTIERAFRMFELQKENRRLQSMYQPDALTGLITRDPEMLRVCRTIEKVANTTATVMLLGESGTGKEVLARGLHQASPRKNEKFVAINCAAIPENLLESELFGYEKGAFTGAAKTTLGKIELANGGTLMLDEIGDLPFSLQAKLLRFIQERTIERVGGRQEIPVDVRIVCATHQDLKALSKESRFREDLYYRLAEIVINIPPLRARKGDAALLAFAFVRRFAREQNRGSLNLSEESVRLIEQHNWPGNIRELENCIKRAVIMSDSNQILPEDVGMESQSSEMSDKSLDLRAVRDIAEKNAVIAALGRVNGNIVKAAELLGVSRPTLYDLMHRLGLK, encoded by the coding sequence ATGAGCGCAGATGTGGCACGTTCACTTTTGATCGTGGAAGATGATTTGGCGCTCCAAAAGCAAATCAAATGGTCTGTCGATAAGTTTGACTCTGTAACCGCCCATGACCGCGACAGCGCCATGGTGCAACTGCGCAGGCATAGCCCGGCGGTCGTCACTATGGACTTGGGCCTGCCGCCGGACGCTGACGGCGTTGCCGAGGGTTTCCGCCTGTTGGAGCAAATCCTGGCGGTGGAGCCGGATACCAAGGTGATTGTGTTGACGGGCCAAAACGACCAGACGAATGCATTGCGCGCCGTGGCATTGGGGGCCTATGATTTTTTTGCAAAGCCTTTCGAGCCCGAATTGCTGAATCTGACCATCGAACGTGCCTTCAGGATGTTCGAGTTGCAGAAGGAAAACCGGCGCTTGCAGTCCATGTACCAGCCGGATGCACTAACGGGTTTGATTACCCGCGATCCAGAGATGCTGCGCGTCTGCCGCACGATTGAAAAAGTCGCTAATACCACCGCCACCGTCATGCTCTTGGGTGAGAGCGGTACCGGTAAAGAGGTTTTGGCACGGGGCCTGCACCAGGCATCGCCGCGTAAAAATGAGAAATTCGTAGCTATCAACTGTGCTGCTATTCCTGAAAACCTGTTGGAAAGTGAGCTCTTTGGTTACGAAAAGGGCGCATTCACCGGTGCTGCCAAAACCACGCTCGGAAAGATTGAACTGGCCAATGGTGGGACCTTGATGCTGGACGAAATTGGGGATTTGCCTTTTTCGTTACAGGCCAAGTTACTGCGGTTCATCCAGGAACGCACCATCGAGCGCGTGGGCGGTCGCCAGGAAATTCCGGTAGATGTACGGATCGTCTGCGCCACCCACCAAGATTTAAAAGCGCTCAGTAAAGAGAGCCGCTTTCGCGAAGACTTGTACTATCGCTTGGCCGAAATTGTCATCAATATCCCGCCTTTGCGCGCCCGCAAGGGGGATGCCGCGTTATTGGCATTTGCATTTGTGCGACGCTTTGCCCGAGAACAAAATAGAGGTTCTTTAAACCTGAGCGAAGAAAGTGTACGTCTTATTGAACAGCATAATTGGCCTGGGAACATTCGGGAACTCGAAAATTGTATCAAGCGGGCGGTGATTATGTCCGACAGCAACCAGATTCTTCCCGAAGATGTGGGTATGGAATCGCAGTCGTCTGAAATGTCAGATAAATCATTGGATCTAAGGGCTGTGCGCGATATTGCAGAAAAAAATGCAGTGATTGCAGCCCTAGGTCGTGTCAATGGGAATATTGTCAAGGCCGCTGAATTGTTGGGCGTAAGTCGACCGACGCTTTATGATTTAATGCATCGACTTGGCTTGAAGTAA
- the dgcT gene encoding putative diguanylate cyclase DgcT, with amino-acid sequence MSSRSIPRPVDAELTPLRQRCSRAVARWGVWRTTLAMSAVVSLLSLVLTYGYIRALGYDTMGEAFFISLLVPLPMTVLTGWAIFSLIVALEQARHVAHVQSITDSLTGLANRRHFVHTAQRELDLALRHRLPLALLILDIDHFKRVNDTHGHDAGDKVLVEVARRCAQGLRTTDLLARWGGEEFVVLLPNTPLEHARQLAERMREAVAFSAQLHAPKDAVRVTISMGAAGMAEGEPMTLDALVQAADNALYDAKRAGRNQVSLATGHSGLSRFGPLLAT; translated from the coding sequence ATGTCCAGCCGATCCATCCCCCGCCCCGTTGACGCAGAACTGACCCCGCTGCGCCAGCGCTGTTCACGGGCGGTGGCGCGTTGGGGCGTGTGGCGCACCACGCTGGCGATGAGCGCGGTGGTGTCGCTGCTGTCGCTGGTGCTGACCTACGGCTACATCCGCGCGCTGGGCTACGACACCATGGGCGAGGCGTTTTTCATCTCGCTGCTGGTGCCGCTGCCCATGACCGTGCTGACCGGTTGGGCGATTTTTTCGCTGATCGTGGCGCTGGAGCAGGCCCGGCATGTGGCCCATGTGCAGTCCATCACCGACAGCCTGACCGGTCTGGCCAACCGCCGCCACTTCGTCCACACGGCCCAGCGCGAGCTCGACCTGGCCCTGCGCCACCGCCTGCCCCTGGCCTTGCTGATCCTGGACATCGACCACTTCAAGCGCGTCAACGACACCCACGGCCACGACGCGGGCGACAAGGTGCTGGTGGAGGTGGCCCGCCGCTGCGCCCAGGGCCTGCGCACCACCGACCTGCTGGCGCGATGGGGTGGCGAAGAATTTGTGGTGCTGCTGCCCAACACGCCGCTGGAACACGCCCGCCAACTGGCCGAGCGCATGCGCGAAGCCGTGGCCTTTTCGGCCCAGCTCCACGCACCCAAGGATGCGGTACGCGTCACCATCAGCATGGGTGCGGCGGGCATGGCCGAAGGCGAACCCATGACCCTGGATGCCCTGGTACAGGCCGCCGACAACGCCCTGTATGACGCCAAGCGCGCGGGCCGCAACCAGGTGTCGTTGGCCACCGGCCACAGTGGCCTGTCGCGCTTTGGGCCCTTGCTAGCGACTTAG
- the bepA_5 gene encoding beta-barrel assembly-enhancing protease — translation MKKSIFIYKILPVLIAAGFLSACGDEKPEVLIASAKTSLEKNDQKTAIIQIKNALQASPNLPEARFLLGTALLKNGEPAAAEIEFDKSLRLKYSDDLVVPKIVQSLLLQGKFKKITDDFSKIELESIAAKADLKMSLSKAYAAQGLTDLSQSALNSALSYEPDNVDALIMKSRDFAAKNDYSAALSQIDAVIVKHPENPEALKMKGDILLLGKNDPNGALLAYKKSTEVKNGYVPGYAGILTILFQQDKLDEAQKELDSLKKFAEKSPQTKYFEVQLAYQKKDFLAARNLAQQLLKVSPDNPVALQSAGLIEFQLNSFLQAEVYLSKAIATNSTLTVARRLLVTTYLRMGQPGKALAALTPGLTQEPTDPALYSIAGEVFLQNGDIKKAGEYFSKASKLDPKDPRKRTSVALVHMMGGDTAAAFNELDDIASSDQGISANLALISAHLRRQDFDKALKAIDGMEKKQPNNPLVFNLRGKIQISQNDYANARKNFEKAVAINPTYFPAIASLAGLDVFEKKPDDAKKRLENLLAKEPKNNQALLGLAELRARSGGTKDEIAEAINKAIAANPSEIGPRILLVDFYLRNKDSKAAFTAAQSAATVLPDSLEVLDALGRAQLASGDTNQAISSYTKLVSLQPQSVQALMRLAGANIAAKNSAAAEQTLNKVLELKPDLVEAQSNLIMLNISAERYPKAIEIARSIQKQRPKEIVGYILEGDVNVAQKKWDDALAAYRAGLKQSTALEPATKIHAVLSTSDRKAEADKFAASWMKDHPKDIQFVTYLADTALVKKDFSSAEKLYMAVVQAQPDNAVAFNNLAWIEGQLKKDSAIAYSEKANKLAPDQPAFMDTLATLLSEKGDYAKAIELQNKVVALQPDNPVFKLNLAKIFIKSGDKKQAKALLDDLAKLGDKFTARAEVDAALKSL, via the coding sequence ATGAAAAAATCTATTTTTATATATAAAATTCTGCCTGTATTAATTGCGGCTGGATTTTTGTCTGCGTGTGGTGATGAAAAACCGGAGGTGTTGATTGCTTCTGCAAAAACAAGCCTTGAGAAAAACGATCAAAAAACAGCCATTATTCAGATAAAAAATGCGCTGCAAGCAAGTCCGAATTTGCCTGAGGCCAGATTTTTACTGGGCACTGCTCTTTTAAAAAATGGTGAGCCTGCTGCTGCGGAGATTGAATTTGATAAATCTCTCCGCTTGAAATACTCGGATGATTTGGTAGTGCCGAAAATTGTGCAGTCATTACTGCTGCAGGGGAAGTTTAAAAAGATAACGGATGATTTTTCCAAAATCGAGTTGGAGTCAATTGCTGCGAAAGCTGACTTAAAGATGTCGTTGAGCAAGGCCTACGCCGCTCAAGGATTAACTGACTTGTCGCAAAGTGCATTAAATTCTGCGCTTTCTTATGAGCCAGATAATGTAGATGCATTAATCATGAAGTCTCGCGACTTTGCTGCAAAAAATGACTATTCGGCGGCCTTGTCACAAATTGATGCCGTCATTGTAAAACATCCTGAAAATCCTGAAGCACTAAAGATGAAGGGAGATATTCTCCTTTTGGGAAAAAATGATCCGAATGGAGCCTTATTGGCGTATAAAAAATCTACTGAAGTCAAAAATGGTTACGTTCCTGGGTATGCTGGAATTTTAACCATTTTGTTTCAGCAGGATAAGCTGGATGAGGCCCAAAAAGAGCTTGATAGTTTAAAGAAATTTGCTGAAAAAAGTCCTCAAACCAAATACTTTGAAGTGCAGCTGGCATACCAGAAGAAAGATTTTCTGGCTGCGAGAAATTTGGCTCAGCAGCTTTTGAAAGTATCTCCAGATAACCCAGTTGCCTTGCAATCGGCGGGATTAATTGAGTTTCAATTAAATTCTTTTTTGCAGGCTGAAGTTTACTTGAGCAAGGCGATTGCCACCAATTCCACCCTTACGGTAGCTCGTAGACTCTTGGTGACAACCTATTTGCGCATGGGGCAACCTGGCAAGGCCCTTGCTGCCTTGACTCCTGGCTTGACGCAAGAACCCACAGATCCAGCTTTGTATTCCATTGCGGGTGAGGTTTTTTTACAAAATGGCGATATTAAAAAAGCCGGTGAGTACTTTTCCAAGGCTTCTAAACTGGATCCCAAAGATCCCAGAAAGCGGACATCGGTGGCCTTGGTTCATATGATGGGCGGCGATACGGCAGCCGCTTTCAATGAATTGGACGATATCGCCTCGTCGGATCAGGGAATATCTGCAAATCTTGCATTGATTAGCGCACATTTGCGGCGACAAGATTTCGATAAGGCACTCAAGGCCATCGATGGGATGGAAAAAAAGCAGCCTAATAATCCTTTGGTTTTTAATTTGCGTGGAAAAATTCAAATTTCGCAAAACGATTATGCGAATGCCCGAAAGAATTTCGAAAAGGCCGTTGCAATCAATCCTACCTACTTTCCCGCTATTGCCAGCCTGGCTGGTTTGGATGTTTTCGAGAAAAAACCAGACGATGCAAAAAAGAGATTAGAAAATCTGCTGGCTAAGGAACCCAAGAACAACCAAGCTTTGCTTGGTTTGGCCGAGTTGCGGGCACGTTCTGGCGGGACGAAGGACGAGATTGCAGAGGCCATTAACAAAGCTATCGCAGCCAACCCCTCGGAAATAGGACCCCGAATTTTGTTGGTCGATTTCTATTTGCGTAATAAGGATAGCAAGGCTGCATTTACTGCGGCACAGAGTGCCGCAACAGTATTGCCAGACAGTCTGGAGGTGCTAGACGCTTTGGGTCGCGCACAGCTCGCCTCTGGTGATACCAATCAGGCGATATCTTCGTATACCAAGCTTGTGAGCTTGCAGCCACAGTCTGTACAGGCCTTGATGCGATTGGCTGGCGCGAACATAGCTGCCAAAAATTCAGCGGCGGCAGAGCAAACTCTCAACAAGGTATTAGAGTTGAAGCCGGATTTGGTAGAGGCACAATCTAACTTGATTATGCTGAATATTTCTGCGGAACGCTATCCAAAAGCAATTGAAATTGCACGCTCCATACAGAAACAAAGACCAAAAGAAATTGTTGGTTATATCCTGGAAGGCGATGTGAATGTTGCGCAGAAAAAATGGGATGATGCTTTAGCGGCTTATCGCGCAGGATTAAAACAATCCACTGCGTTGGAGCCTGCTACCAAAATTCATGCAGTTTTGAGTACGTCGGATAGGAAGGCCGAGGCGGATAAATTCGCTGCCTCCTGGATGAAAGACCACCCCAAGGATATTCAGTTTGTTACCTATTTGGCAGATACTGCGCTGGTAAAAAAAGATTTTTCCAGTGCTGAAAAACTTTACATGGCTGTTGTCCAGGCGCAGCCTGACAATGCTGTGGCGTTCAATAACTTGGCATGGATTGAGGGACAGCTCAAAAAAGATAGTGCGATTGCCTACTCCGAGAAAGCCAATAAGTTGGCACCGGATCAACCTGCGTTCATGGATACTTTGGCTACGCTTCTATCCGAAAAGGGTGACTATGCAAAAGCTATTGAGCTGCAGAATAAGGTTGTTGCCTTGCAGCCGGATAATCCTGTATTTAAGCTGAACTTGGCGAAGATTTTCATAAAATCAGGTGACAAAAAGCAAGCCAAAGCTTTGTTGGACGATTTGGCTAAATTGGGTGACAAGTTCACGGCCCGTGCGGAAGTCGATGCAGCATTGAAGAGTTTGTAG
- the ugpQ gene encoding glycerophosphodiester phosphodiesterase, cytoplasmic, with amino-acid sequence MHVTAKNWPYPRWIAHRGAGKLAPENTLAAFRLGAQHGYRMFECDVKLSADGVPFLLHDDTLDRTSTGKGIAGDQPWSALAQLDAGSWHSRSQAGEPIPTLDNIAAFCQRNSLFLNIEIKPSPDTDRLTGEKVADAAARLWQGQAVPPLLTSFSVASLEGAQAAQPGLPRGLLLDTLWDGWLEAAQRLGCIAIVCDHALWTADTVGQVKAAGLRSASYTVNDAVAVQRLTALGTDAIITDRIDLFAPAD; translated from the coding sequence ATGCACGTCACTGCGAAGAATTGGCCCTATCCCCGCTGGATCGCCCACCGGGGCGCAGGCAAACTGGCCCCCGAAAACACCCTCGCCGCCTTCCGCCTGGGCGCACAGCACGGCTACCGCATGTTCGAATGCGACGTAAAACTCAGCGCCGACGGCGTGCCCTTTTTGCTGCACGACGACACCCTGGACCGCACCAGCACCGGTAAAGGCATCGCTGGCGACCAGCCCTGGAGCGCGCTGGCGCAGCTCGATGCCGGCAGCTGGCATTCGCGCAGCCAGGCCGGCGAGCCCATTCCCACGCTGGACAACATCGCCGCGTTTTGCCAGCGCAACAGCCTGTTTTTGAACATCGAGATCAAACCCTCGCCCGACACCGACCGCCTGACCGGCGAAAAAGTAGCCGATGCCGCCGCCCGCCTGTGGCAGGGCCAGGCCGTGCCGCCGCTGCTGACCTCCTTCAGCGTGGCCTCGCTGGAAGGCGCCCAGGCCGCCCAACCCGGCCTGCCACGGGGCCTGTTGCTCGACACATTGTGGGACGGCTGGCTGGAAGCCGCGCAGCGCCTGGGCTGCATCGCCATCGTCTGCGACCATGCACTGTGGACGGCTGACACCGTGGGCCAGGTGAAAGCCGCCGGGCTGCGCAGCGCCAGCTACACCGTCAACGACGCGGTCGCGGTACAGCGCCTGACCGCGCTGGGCACCGATGCCATCATCACCGACCGGATCGACCTGTTCGCCCCGGCGGATTGA
- the grxD gene encoding glutaredoxin 4, with amino-acid sequence MSDTQQRIDALVKSNDVVLFMKGNASFPQCGFSGRAIQLLKACGVDTKTVKTVNVLEDDEVRQGIKEYSQWPTIPQLYIKGEFVGGSDIMMEMYESGELHQMLGSAPA; translated from the coding sequence ATGAGCGACACACAACAACGCATTGATGCACTGGTCAAATCCAACGACGTGGTGCTGTTTATGAAGGGCAACGCCAGCTTTCCCCAGTGCGGCTTCTCTGGACGTGCCATTCAATTGCTCAAGGCCTGCGGCGTGGACACCAAGACGGTCAAGACCGTGAACGTGCTGGAAGACGACGAAGTCCGCCAGGGCATCAAGGAATACAGCCAGTGGCCCACCATTCCACAGCTCTACATCAAGGGCGAGTTCGTAGGCGGCTCGGACATCATGATGGAAATGTACGAATCCGGCGAATTGCACCAGATGCTGGGCTCCGCGCCCGCCTGA
- the hemA gene encoding glutamyl-tRNA reductase, whose protein sequence is MAVWALGINHTTAPLDLRGRFAFALDQIAPTLHGLRAALQGPEAAIISTCNRTEVYCAGDRQALEHTVDWLAHTGGVSPALLRSHSYTLQDGPVARHAFRVASGLDSMVLGEPQILGQMKDAIRAAEQAGALGSTLNQLFQRSFAVAKEVRTSTEIGAHSISMAAAAVRLAGQLFEDLTKVRVLFVGAGEMIELAATHFAAKNPKSIAIANRTLERGEKLAVRFGGEVMRLADLPSRLHEFDAVVSCTASTLPIIGLGAVERALKLRKHRPIFMVDLAVPRDIEPEVKALEDVYLYTVDDLAHVVQSGQANRQAAVAQAEVIIDAGVQSFLHWMDQRDPVHGVVPLIQQLNAQADEWRATELARARRLLAKGDDIEAVLDMLSKGLTQKMLHGAMAELRAGDAGSREHTVQAIHKLFLRKER, encoded by the coding sequence ATGGCAGTTTGGGCATTAGGCATTAACCACACCACCGCACCTCTGGATTTGCGCGGTCGGTTTGCGTTCGCCTTGGACCAGATCGCGCCCACCCTGCACGGCCTGCGCGCCGCGCTGCAAGGCCCCGAGGCCGCCATCATCTCCACCTGCAACCGCACCGAAGTCTATTGCGCGGGCGACCGGCAGGCGCTGGAGCACACGGTGGATTGGCTGGCCCACACCGGCGGCGTATCGCCCGCACTTTTGCGCTCCCACTCCTACACCCTGCAAGATGGCCCGGTGGCGCGGCACGCCTTCCGCGTGGCCAGCGGGTTGGACTCGATGGTGCTGGGCGAGCCGCAGATTCTGGGCCAGATGAAGGACGCGATCCGCGCAGCCGAGCAGGCCGGGGCGCTGGGCAGCACGCTGAACCAGTTGTTCCAGCGCTCGTTCGCTGTAGCCAAAGAGGTACGCACCTCCACCGAGATCGGCGCGCATTCCATCAGCATGGCCGCCGCCGCCGTGCGCCTGGCGGGCCAGTTGTTTGAAGACCTCACCAAAGTACGCGTGCTGTTTGTCGGCGCGGGCGAGATGATCGAGCTGGCAGCCACCCACTTTGCCGCCAAGAATCCCAAGTCCATCGCCATTGCCAACCGCACCCTGGAGCGCGGTGAAAAGCTCGCTGTCCGTTTCGGCGGCGAGGTGATGCGCCTGGCCGACCTGCCCAGCCGCCTGCACGAATTCGACGCGGTGGTCAGCTGCACGGCCAGCACCCTGCCCATCATCGGCCTGGGCGCGGTGGAACGGGCCCTGAAGCTGCGCAAGCACCGCCCGATCTTCATGGTCGATCTGGCCGTGCCGCGCGACATCGAGCCTGAAGTCAAGGCGCTGGAAGACGTGTACCTGTACACCGTGGACGACCTGGCCCACGTGGTGCAAAGCGGCCAGGCAAACCGCCAGGCCGCAGTGGCGCAGGCCGAGGTCATCATCGACGCGGGCGTGCAAAGCTTTTTGCACTGGATGGACCAGCGCGACCCGGTGCACGGCGTGGTGCCGCTGATCCAGCAGCTCAATGCCCAGGCCGACGAATGGCGCGCCACCGAGCTGGCCCGCGCCCGCCGTCTGCTGGCCAAGGGCGACGACATCGAAGCCGTGCTGGACATGCTGAGCAAGGGTCTGACGCAAAAAATGCTGCACGGGGCCATGGCCGAACTGCGCGCAGGCGATGCCGGCAGCCGTGAACACACGGTGCAGGCCATCCACAAGCTGTTTTTACGCAAAGAGCGTTAG
- the lon_2 gene encoding lon protease gives MESRSLVPHASSFQLPVANVRSVFQPHDVERKLAKLPSREHENLRSTYERMLERGPDRFQVKPSGIPEMSALYQALPNFTEVLDDVKRHVALSQDSRDGLEVTPILLLGLPGIGKTHFAKKLADLLGTGMNLVPMSSMTAGWLLSGSSSQWKGAKPGKVFEALIDGEYANPVIVVDEIDKASADAQYDPLGALYSLLEHDTAQNFIDEFAEIAIDASQVIWITTANDPRGIPEPILNRMNVFEIEPPSPEAARQIARNLYHSIRAEHGWGERFAPDPHSDLQDALAELAPREMRRALMTGFGNARLDGRDTVRVEDLPKASQHKGRMGFMQ, from the coding sequence ATGGAATCCCGCAGCCTCGTTCCTCATGCGTCCTCATTCCAACTGCCCGTGGCCAACGTGCGCAGCGTCTTCCAGCCGCACGATGTCGAGCGCAAGCTCGCCAAACTGCCCAGCCGGGAGCATGAAAACCTGCGCAGCACCTATGAGCGCATGCTGGAGCGCGGCCCTGACCGCTTCCAGGTCAAGCCCTCGGGCATCCCCGAAATGTCGGCTCTCTACCAGGCCCTGCCCAATTTCACCGAGGTGCTGGACGACGTGAAACGCCACGTCGCCCTGAGCCAGGACAGCCGCGACGGCCTGGAGGTCACCCCCATCCTGCTGCTGGGCCTGCCCGGCATCGGCAAAACCCATTTCGCCAAAAAACTCGCCGACCTGCTGGGCACGGGTATGAACCTGGTGCCCATGAGCTCCATGACTGCAGGCTGGCTGCTGTCGGGCTCATCGTCGCAATGGAAAGGCGCCAAGCCCGGCAAGGTGTTTGAAGCGCTGATCGACGGCGAATACGCCAACCCGGTCATCGTGGTGGACGAAATCGACAAAGCCAGCGCCGATGCCCAGTACGACCCTCTGGGCGCGCTCTACAGCCTGCTGGAGCACGATACGGCGCAGAACTTCATAGACGAATTTGCCGAAATCGCCATCGATGCCAGCCAAGTGATCTGGATCACCACGGCCAACGACCCACGGGGCATTCCCGAGCCGATTCTGAACCGCATGAACGTGTTTGAAATCGAGCCGCCCTCCCCCGAGGCCGCGCGCCAGATTGCCCGCAACCTCTACCACTCCATCCGCGCCGAGCATGGCTGGGGCGAGCGTTTCGCGCCCGATCCGCACAGCGATCTGCAAGATGCCTTGGCCGAGCTCGCCCCACGGGAAATGCGCAGGGCGCTCATGACCGGATTTGGCAATGCCCGGCTGGATGGCCGCGATACCGTGCGGGTGGAAGATCTGCCCAAAGCCAGCCAGCACAAGGGCCGCATGGGCTTCATGCAGTAA
- the prfA gene encoding peptide chain release factor RF1: MKPFLRQQLERYVFRLAELDFLLSREDIMGDMKQFLLLSREHTEVGQVAARFTRYTQRESDLAAAQAMQSDPEMAEMAEEEIASAEAELQKLEAELQRMLLPKDPDDARNAFMEIRAGTGGDESALFAADLLRMYTRYAERQGWKTEIMSESQSELGGYKEVVLRLEGDGVYGQLKFESGGHRVQRVPATETQGRIHTSACTVAVLAEPDEQQAIKINPADLRIDTYRASGAGGQHINKTDSAVRITHIPTGIVAECQDGRSQHSNKAQALKVLTARIHEKDRAERAAKDAAERKGLIGSGDRSDRIRTYNFPQGRWTDHRINLTLYKLLFIMEGDLTEVLDALRAAQEAEQLAELETVA; this comes from the coding sequence ATGAAACCTTTCTTACGCCAACAGCTTGAGCGCTACGTCTTTCGCCTTGCAGAACTCGACTTTTTGCTGTCCCGCGAGGACATCATGGGTGACATGAAGCAATTTTTGCTACTGTCCCGCGAGCACACCGAAGTGGGCCAGGTGGCGGCGCGCTTCACCCGCTACACCCAGCGCGAGTCCGACCTGGCCGCCGCCCAGGCCATGCAAAGTGACCCGGAAATGGCCGAGATGGCCGAGGAAGAAATTGCTTCTGCCGAGGCCGAGCTGCAAAAGTTGGAGGCCGAACTGCAACGCATGCTGTTGCCCAAGGACCCGGACGACGCACGCAACGCCTTCATGGAAATCCGCGCAGGCACCGGCGGCGACGAATCCGCCCTGTTTGCCGCCGACCTGCTGCGCATGTACACCCGCTACGCCGAACGCCAGGGCTGGAAGACCGAAATCATGAGCGAGTCGCAGAGCGAACTGGGCGGCTACAAGGAAGTGGTGCTGCGCCTGGAAGGCGATGGCGTGTACGGCCAGCTCAAGTTCGAGTCTGGTGGTCACCGGGTGCAGCGCGTGCCCGCCACCGAAACCCAGGGCCGCATCCACACCAGCGCCTGCACGGTCGCGGTGCTGGCCGAGCCCGACGAGCAGCAAGCCATCAAGATCAACCCGGCCGACCTGCGCATCGACACCTACCGCGCCAGCGGTGCCGGTGGCCAGCACATCAACAAAACCGACTCTGCGGTGCGTATCACCCACATTCCCACCGGCATCGTCGCCGAGTGCCAGGATGGCCGCAGCCAGCACAGCAACAAGGCCCAGGCGCTCAAGGTGCTGACAGCCCGCATCCACGAAAAGGACCGCGCCGAGCGCGCTGCCAAGGATGCCGCCGAACGCAAGGGCCTGATCGGCAGCGGCGACCGCAGCGACCGCATCCGTACCTACAACTTCCCACAGGGCCGCTGGACCGACCACCGCATCAACCTGACGCTGTACAAGCTGCTGTTCATCATGGAAGGTGACCTGACCGAAGTGCTGGATGCCCTGCGCGCGGCGCAAGAGGCAGAGCAACTGGCCGAACTCGAAACCGTCGCCTAA
- the prmC_1 gene encoding release factor glutamine methyltransferase, whose product MARSINKGPKPQGGYAKVSSKSLKDAKEKSAKRMAPRPERPGLGKAAWAAARPVSVYSDEASTLQVALLGAQKHGIAKLDARMLLLHALGKSPLDAAWLLAHGQDALNPVQAAAFGTACTRRRAGEPVAYITGQREFYGLDLRVDARVLDPRPDTETLVDWALELLAGKTAPQVIDLGTGSGAIALALQKARPDAQVTAVDNSADALAVAKANATRLALPVAFVHSTWLAQVAGTFDMVVSNPPYITDVDPHLPALAFEPRSALTAGPDGLDDIRQIIAQAPAHLRPQGWLLLEHGYDQAPAVAALLAQAGFAQVQSRPDLAGIARCTGGQWK is encoded by the coding sequence ATGGCACGCTCCATCAACAAAGGCCCCAAGCCACAAGGCGGCTACGCCAAAGTGTCCAGCAAGTCCCTGAAAGACGCGAAGGAAAAAAGCGCCAAGCGCATGGCCCCGCGCCCCGAGCGCCCCGGCCTGGGCAAAGCGGCGTGGGCGGCGGCCCGTCCGGTGTCGGTCTACAGCGACGAGGCCAGCACCTTGCAGGTGGCCCTGCTGGGCGCGCAAAAGCACGGCATAGCCAAGCTCGATGCCCGCATGCTGCTGCTGCACGCCCTGGGCAAAAGCCCGCTGGATGCCGCCTGGCTGCTGGCCCACGGCCAGGATGCACTGAACCCCGTGCAGGCAGCGGCCTTTGGCACCGCCTGCACCCGCCGTCGCGCCGGTGAGCCCGTGGCCTACATCACCGGCCAGCGCGAGTTCTACGGGCTGGACCTGCGGGTCGATGCCCGCGTGCTCGACCCCCGACCCGATACCGAGACCCTGGTGGACTGGGCACTGGAACTGTTGGCTGGCAAGACGGCCCCGCAGGTGATCGACCTGGGCACCGGCAGCGGAGCCATCGCCCTGGCCCTGCAGAAAGCCCGGCCCGATGCGCAGGTCACCGCGGTCGACAACAGCGCCGATGCGCTCGCCGTGGCCAAGGCCAATGCGACCCGGCTGGCGCTGCCCGTGGCATTCGTCCACAGTACCTGGCTGGCCCAGGTGGCGGGAACGTTCGACATGGTGGTGTCCAACCCGCCCTACATCACCGATGTCGACCCGCACCTGCCCGCACTGGCGTTCGAGCCGCGCAGCGCGCTGACGGCAGGCCCCGACGGGCTGGACGACATCCGCCAAATCATCGCCCAGGCCCCGGCCCATCTGCGGCCCCAAGGCTGGTTGCTGCTGGAGCACGGCTACGACCAGGCCCCGGCCGTGGCGGCGCTGCTGGCGCAGGCAGGCTTTGCACAAGTGCAATCCCGGCCCGACCTGGCCGGTATCGCGCGCTGCACGGGCGGCCAATGGAAATAA